A window of Ignavibacteriales bacterium genomic DNA:
GTCATGAATTGCGTGATGCGGGACTGCACATAGAGGTTCAGAAAGCCCTTCCGGTCATATATAAAGATGTGAAACTCGATTGCGGTTACCGGATCGACCTTCTTGTCGAAAACAAAGTAGTCATTGAGGTGAAGGCTGTGGAAGCTCTCAATGATGTCCATCTGGCCCAAATCCTTACCTACTTGAAGCTGTCAGGCTGTAAACTTGGATATCTTATCAACTTCAACGTGAAACGGATCAAAGAAGGAATTAGACGGGTCGTCAACAATCTAGATGAGTAATATCTAAAAGTCCTTTGCGCCCCTTTGCGGCCTTGGCGGTTAGAAACAAACCGCAAAGTGTGCAGAGAGCGCCAAGACATTTGAAGTGCACATCTTGCGCCTTTGCGTGATATCTTACCATGGCTGTAAGACCAAAGAAAAACATACCACTTCTCTCCATCATCATCGTCAACTACAACGTGCGTGATTTTCTCCATCACGCCCTGGTGTCGTTGCAGAAGG
This region includes:
- a CDS encoding GxxExxY protein; this encodes MSENEVGKIIVDRAFQVHQELGPGLLESTYEACLCHELRDAGLHIEVQKALPVIYKDVKLDCGYRIDLLVENKVVIEVKAVEALNDVHLAQILTYLKLSGCKLGYLINFNVKRIKEGIRRVVNNLDE